A window of Sodalis praecaptivus genomic DNA:
TGCCAACTGGCGTACTCCACTAAAAAGCCTCCCAGCGCCGGTCCTACCAGCGGTCCAATCTGGCCCGGCAGGGTGACGAAGGCCATCGCCGCCATATACTGCGCTCTGGGGACGATTTTCATTACCGTCAGCCGGCCAACCGGCACCATCATCGCGCCGCCAACCCCTTGCATGACCCGGGACATCACCAGGTCTTGCAGGCTGGTGGCGCGCGCGCACAGCAGCGAGCCCAGGGTGAACAGCACAATGGCGCTGAAAAACACCTTTTTCACCCCGAAGCGATCCGCCAACCAGCCGCTGGCGGGCAACATTACCGCGACCGTCAACACATAGCTGACGATGACGGAATGCATGCGCAGCGGGCTTTCGTTGAGGCTGTGCGCCATTGACGGCAGGGCGGTATTGACGATAGTGGTATCCAGCGTTTGCATGAAAAAGCCGAACGCTACGGTCCAGAGCTGCCAGCGCACCGTGGCGGATTGAGCGGGCGGTGTGTGTTCTGTGCGGGAACGAAACAAAAGCCTGAACATAAAACGCGATTACCCCTCTTAGAACGTGGGCGACGGAACGCCGGCGGTGCTGTTGCGCACAGAGTGTATCAAAAAAATAGCCCTTGGCGGCAGGGGCGCCGCCCACCGCGCTCGCGGCTATGCCGCCGAACAGCTTTCGTCGGCAGGAGCACCCTGCGTCCCGCCGATAGTGGGATGCGTTGTCGCGGTGCACGTTCATCGCACTGTAAAATGATAATAAGTGTAGCCAATGGGCTTAGGAGAAAAATGGAGGAATTAAGGAGGTCTCTTCCGGCGTCCAGGGCCGCGCTCATTAGCCCCGCGTTTGGCGCGGCCGGCGCTCGCGCGAAATCCGCACCTCCAGGCTCGGTGGCGAGGATCGGGTTGTGGTTAACGGAGTTCCGGGCGCTGCGCTGATGCGCAGGAGCGGTAATAGGTTGTTGCGCGCCCGCCATCGAAGCCGCGATTGGCTATTATAAGGTAACGGCTGGGCCTAAGGCGAACAGGGCCAACCTGTCATGCGGATAGGGCTCATAGTCACGCTAAACGGGACGGTGAGTGCCGGGCGTGGTCGAAAGCGGTTTTGCCGGGCAAACCCGGTCGGTGTCGACGCTAAATAAGGAGAGGGCGATGGAACAAAGAACACTTGGCCGTTCAGGTCTACAGGTGCCTAAGCTGGCCTTCGGCGGGAATGTTTTTGGCTGGACCGTCGATCGGCCCACCTCGTTCAGTATTCTCGATGCGCTGTTGGACAACGGATTGAATTTTATCGATACCGCCGATGAATACTCCCACTGGGCGGCGGGCAACCAGGGCGGTGAGTCGGAAACCCTCATCGGCGAGTGGTTAAAAAAGAGCGGCAACCGCGATCGGATCATCCTGGCCACCAAAGTCGGCATGCCGATGGGCGCCGGTAAGAAAGGGTTATCGGCAGCCTACATTCGTCAAGCGGTGACCGATTCGCTACGACGGCTGCAAACCGAGTATATCGATCTTTACCAGGCGCATACCGATGACGCTTCGGTGTGCCTCGAGGAAACGCTAAGCGCTTTCGATGCGTTGATCAAAGAAGGGAAGGTACGGGTTATTGGCGCTTCCAACTACAGCGGCGTGCGTCTGGCCGAGGCGTTGCGCATTAGCGAACAAAACGGTTTAGCCCGCTATGAATGCCTTCAGCCGGAATTCAACCTCTACGATCGGCGTATGTTTGAGCAGGATCTACAACCGGTCGTAGCCGCCCATGGCGTCGGGGTTATCAACTATTATGCGCTCGCCAGCGGCTTTTTAAGCGGAAAGTACCGCGCGAAAGAGGACGCCGGCAAAAGCGCGCGCGGCGCGACGGTTATCGAACGCTATCTCAATGCGCGCGGGATGCAGATCCTGCAAGCGCTAGACGCCATCAGCGAAGCCTATCGGGTGACGCCGGCCCAGATAGCGCTGGCCTGGCAGATGAAGCATCCCGCTATCACCGCACCGATAGCCAGCGCAACGTCGCTGGCGCAGCTCGCGGAATTGGCGGAGGCGACCCGGTTAACCCTCAGCGACGAGGATTA
This region includes:
- a CDS encoding aldo/keto reductase, whose product is MEQRTLGRSGLQVPKLAFGGNVFGWTVDRPTSFSILDALLDNGLNFIDTADEYSHWAAGNQGGESETLIGEWLKKSGNRDRIILATKVGMPMGAGKKGLSAAYIRQAVTDSLRRLQTEYIDLYQAHTDDASVCLEETLSAFDALIKEGKVRVIGASNYSGVRLAEALRISEQNGLARYECLQPEFNLYDRRMFEQDLQPVVAAHGVGVINYYALASGFLSGKYRAKEDAGKSARGATVIERYLNARGMQILQALDAISEAYRVTPAQIALAWQMKHPAITAPIASATSLAQLAELAEATRLTLSDEDYRTLDEASAG